Sequence from the Rutidosis leptorrhynchoides isolate AG116_Rl617_1_P2 chromosome 3, CSIRO_AGI_Rlap_v1, whole genome shotgun sequence genome:
aAGATACTTTAAGTAATTCTTTTTCAGAAAATTCATTCGTTGATAAAGGAGACTTTTCTTCtatgaataatttctcaaatcaaatGTCGAAAAATCTTGAAAACAGATTGTTGTCAACAACTACTACTGTGATCAGGTAACATCTGAACTATATAAATTTATATACCTTACAATATATGTATACAAAACTTATGCTTTACTATTAAATCAATTATTTTATCTTTTATAGGCAGATCAATTGCGTATCATTACTTTGAAAAAGATGCAAGATATACCAACTATAAGACAACGATTGTTGGCGTTGCTTGCACTTCACAACTACCACAAACGTATAATTTCATTTAACCACCAATGGGAATCGATACAGATCTAAATAATGTTTACTTCTTTGTTGCAGTTACTTTTATTCTTATTACATTTTTGTCTTTGATTGACATTATGTATTGATGGCTACGTACTTTGAAATTATTTCATTAACAATTTATTCATTTTCGCATCATAATCTACAAAATGTAACTACGCAACTTTGTATCGCATAAAAATTTCTTAAAAAAAACCGACAAGTCGCGGGTGTTTAACTAGTACTCCATAATATAACAACCAAATTATTAGAAGTAATTAACTTTCCTTTAATTATTAGATGTAGAAGTATATGTGTTATCCGATAGTGATAACTTAAGTCGACCATATTTCGGGCCAATTTTCTCTCTGATGACTCGCGGCTTCTTAACAGCCCATAGTTGGGCCCAAGATAGATCTGTCCCAAGATTGCTATGTTTTGGACAATATACACGTATCAAATCAAAATTACTAATAATTCTTACACAACATTTGTAGATGCATAATTTTCGGAACTCTGCATTTCTAAAGCATAAAAGCAGTAATAACTTATGAAAGGAGCATCATTTTTTCCAGTTTTGGTGGCATACAAGTTAAGAACCACATGAAAATGGTACAAAAAATGATTCACCAAATAATGCTGGAATCTAGTCATAATTGTATAACATACATAGCTGACAAAATATTGTTGTCTaggataatatcaaaataatattgtCCATTCATAAGTAAAAATTATTTTATCTAAAACTACCCCTAACTTGTGGCTCTCCCTTCAACCCTCACCATTATATCTTCACAAATCACACAAATTCTAACACTTGAAGCTCACACCAACACATACCATGAATGACAAAGTAGACAAGCTAGTGATTTTCTTAGCTAAAAGAGATGGTATTGACAAGCTTGTTAAAACCTTCCAATATGTCTCTAAACTTCTTGTTTGGCACCTTGAAACCACCAACCCGAAAGCAGCCCATCTGGCCAAGCAATGTGAGGTAGCATCAGGGTTGAGCCGAAAAGCTTTCAGGGCAGGGCGCTTTCTCACAGGCTTCAATGCTTTGAGGAGAAACCCAGGCCCTACCCCGACTTATAGGTTTCTATCGGTTTTTGCTAACGCAGGCGAAATGGTCTATTTCTTTTTTGATCATTTCCTCTGGTTATCAAGAACGGGAGTTATTGATGCAAATTTGGCTAGGAGGATGAGTTTTATATCGGCATTTGGGGAGTCACTTGGATACGTATTCTTTTGTATTTTGGAATATATTATGATTAAAGAAGGTATTGAAGAAGAAAGAAGAATTAAATTGAGTTTGTCATCAGAATCGGAAGAAAAGGGTGATGAAATTAAGAAAATTAAAGTTGATAGAGTGATGAGATTAATGGCTGTGTCTGCTAATCTGGCTGATTTGATAATTGGGCTGGCTGATATTGAGCCCAATCCATTTTGCAATCATGCTGTAACCCTTGGGATTAGTGGGTTGGTGTCAGCATGGGCCGGTTGGTATAGAAATTGGCCATCTTGAAGCAGTGGAAAGTTACTTCACTTTTCACTTTTATGTATGTATCGTTACATTATTTGAAAATCAAAATTAACTATAGCAACTCTATATTTTGATGGTTGTCTATTTGAGTAGATTATAAAATATACCTCTGGTTTTAGTATAGTTTTTACGTATCAAACCCTCATAGTACTATAGTAGTATATTATGAATATAATCACTACTTTCACTCTTTTCACACTATTAAGAGACAAACGTAACTATCGACCTCAAGTATATGTTATCTTAAAGTAAAACACTAATTCTCAGTTATTTTTTCTTAGGCACATAAATTTAAAAATGTTTATAATGTAAATGTGAACGGTGTTTAATTATTAAGGGGCTCAAAATGTAAAATAGAGAGGTGGATGAGAGATTTTCAAACACAACTAACCGTACAAACCGCAACTATCAGAAGTAACTAATAATAAAACGCCACGTGGAACTGGCGGTTAATTTTTGAAAAACAttcttaaaacatgtaaaaaccgcTTATAACATCTTCACAAATCATTCACAAAACTCATTCCAAACTGCATTCACTAAACGATTTAAATTACTTTATttcttgatttcttctatatatataataacaatgtcAAATATGTCAGAAACAATCGCAACTCTAAGACCAAGATTCGAACATGCGATTACTCCTGCGGCCCTGCGAATGTATCTTGCAGAGTTTCTCTCCACTTTCTTTTTTGTCTTCGCGGCAACTGGCTCCGCTATGTCTTCAAGTATCTGTCTCTAAAAAAACTATCTTATATGTTTAATGCGAGTTGTAACGGTTTTGTTAATGATTGTTTATAGATTAGTATCAAACGAACTGTCCTTAATTTTGAAACTTGTTACATAGATAGTATTTAAGAAGCGTAAAAATTCACACGTATTTCAcaattttaatattttggttttCTAAGTTACTAATGCTTCTCTATGAATCCTATGATTAGGACTTATGTTACATAGATGGTAATTTTCCAAATAACGAACTTTATGGTCTTAATTTATAATTTTGAAATGTTTTTGATGGGGGTTTTTTTTTTACAGGGAAATTGATGCCGGAAGCGCCAGTGATTGATCCATCTAGCCTAATAGTATCTGCAATTGCAACTGCTTTTGCATTGACAGCGGCTGTTTATTTAGCCGTTAATGTTTCTGGTGGCCATGTGAATCCGGCTGTGACGTTTGGAATGGCGGTTGGAGGTCATATTAGTATCCCTTTGGCGATCTGCTACACGCTTTCTCAAATGCTTGGCTCGGTGTTCGCGTGTATGATCTTGAGATTCATGACTGTATCAGTGGTACACACAAGTTTCCTAAACATTGTTTGAATTCATTATGCTACATGAACTAAAAGTTAGCAATAATCATTTGTAAAACGAATTTTCAATTAAACTTTTGTACGTATATTGCTTATTGTTGTCAAAAAATGTTTTTTAACGTTTGAACATTTTTTTTTCCTAGAATGTTCCGGTTCACGAGATTCCAGAAGAAATGACGGGATTTGGAGCGTCTTTTTTGGAAGGAGTGATGACTTTTGTGTTGGTGTACACAGTCTATGCTGCGGGTGATCCAAGACGTGGTGCATTTGGGACAGTTGGACCATTAATGATCGGGTTGATAGCAGGAGCCAATGTGTTGGCTTCTGGCCCGTTTACAGGTGGGTCAATGAACCCAGCCTACTCATTTGGGTGTTCTGTAGTTGGTGGAAGTTTCAGGAATCAAGCGGTTTATTGGATCGGACCCTTGATTGGAGCAGGTGCTGCGAGCATTGTATATGACAATGTGGTGTTTCCTTCACAATCACCCGAGGATAATATCCGGGGTGTTACTGATGGAATTGGtgtttaggttattagttatataaTCTTATCCTTTTAGGACCAAAGTTTGTTGcgattttagtttaattaattctgtAATAATAGTGTAAATCCCTGATATGTTGGTCTAACTTATGCATTACATGTATTTTATGAGTGTGTTATTTAGGTATTGTAAATAAGTAGTACTACTTTGAGTCTTTGACAAAACAATACTCCCTATTTACCAATTTAATTTTCCTAAGACAAAAGCCATCCCAATAATGGTTGGACCAAAGGACTTGACATTTCATTGGTTACAAAATACAAATATACTTCTAACTTCCTCTATACCAATCCCCACTATTACTTAATTAAAGCACAAAAATAAACAGCACAAACTCGTAGTAATCCCCCCAAATTAAAAGATTAATTAAGAAAAAGAATCAATAAAAAACTCCGAAAGACCAGTTGTATCAACATTCAACAGTTGCCTTTTGTGTTGGCGGTAGAGGTTTAGTACAACTATTAATCACCTCTCTACTATCACCATTCTCCGGTGACTTCCTCTTCGGTTTAGCTTCTTGTAACATTGACACAACGTCTCTCATTGAGGGCCGATCAGCCGGGTTTCTACTCGTACATAACAAAGCCACCCTTAATAATAGCATCATTTCCTCCCTTACTGAGCTACACGAAGCCCCTGCGTTTTTATCCAACACGTCTCTTATCCCTTCTTTGGTTTTCATTTTCGACCTCACCCAATCCACAATACTATTACCATCACCAAATTCAGAATTCACCGACGTTTTACCGCTTATAATTTCCATCAACACTACTCCAAAACTGTATATATCACTTTTCTCGTCGACTTGCAATGTGTACGCGTACTCTGCGCAAAAATCAAATAATGTATCATGTCCTAAATTTCAAAACAATATACTGTACATGGTAATAATTACATTAAGAATGTTTTGAAAACATTACAAACTGTCAAGTAAAGTGATTATTTTCTTAAGAAAACAACTTTGGCAAAAGTTTCATAAAGTAATAGGCACAAAAATGTCAATATCAGACTGCAAGGAAGATTGACAGTGTTAGTAAAATTATTGTGTTTGGCGGTTGGGCCTGGCAggccatatatatgacatcaagaCCTAACCACCGTTGGATCATTGACAACAAAAAAGAATACATTTAAAAGCAAAAGGTACTTCACGCGCATTTTAGTGCGCCTATACAACTTCAAACAGTTTTTACCCATTGGCGCCAAATTTACAAATTTTACAAAATCAGTCCCTGTCTTCAAATGAAAATTAAAAAACATAAAGAACTAAATACATCACCCTACACATCGAAGCAAAGTCAACGTGACAGGTACACCTATCAGTGCATCAAGATTTTAGTTATGTGTGTGTCAAAAAAGTTCGATTATGCTAACTTTTGAGATTATCTTTGATTTATTTATACTaatttttattatatctaataGTTTTGTTAGTCGTTATGATATTGTACACTACAATACTTCTAAAAGAGTTACCTGGTGCAATGTAACCATAGGACCCGGCAATAACTGACATTGATTCATCACACTGGATTAGCTTCGCGACACCAAAATCAGCCACCCGAGCTTCCATCTCACTATCCAATAAAATGTTGCTCGGTTTCAAATCGCGATGAACAATCACCGGATCACAATCATGGTGAAGGTAACAAATCCCTTGTGCAACACCCAACACAATCTTGTAACGAGTAACCCAATCCGCTATTAAATTATCGCCCTTATTTTTACCATGTAACAAATCATCTAAACTCCCATTAGGCATGTACTCATACAACAACATTGTACACTCTCTGTTACTACAACACCCTAACAATCTCACAATGTTCCTATGCCGCACGTTACCCAACACTTCCACCTCGGCCAACACACCTCTTCGCCATCTGATTGTTTCCTTGTGTTTCCCCCATAGCTTTTTAACCGCTATGATCTCGCCACTTGGCATCTCAGCTTGGTATACAGTCCCAGTGGACCCCATTCCGAGGATTTTATCAGTCATTGATAAACATTCCACTACATCTTCGGCCGTGAAATTTAACCGCTGAAAAGCAGTTAACTTCCACGGCCCGATTTCTCGTTCTTCTAAAACGAACTGACGTTGATATGCAACACGAAAACACCGGGTCCCGGCTATTAGAATAAAAATACCTACACCAAAAGCGGCTGCGACTATCCATACAAGAACCCCCGCGGTTTTCTTCGTACGTGGTGGATTAACCAATGTTTCGGTTTCAGTACTACAGAGTTTCTTAATTACTCCGCCACATAGTTTTTCATTTCCCGTGAATGAGGATGGATGTAAGCTCGAAAATGCTGGCCCAGATGATGGTACGGGCCCAGTGAGCTGATTATACGACACATTGAAACTTTCTAGTGTACTACAATTACCAAAAGTAGCAGGAATAGTACCATTAAGAAAGTTATGTGAAAGATCAACTTCTGTTATCGAAGGTAAAGTAGAAATCTCCCATGGAATGATGTCTGTTAACGAATTACGCTTCAAATTTAGCGAAATCAGCTTCAAACAGTGACCAATATCCCATGGAATGCTACCACTCAATTCGTTCCCTTCGATTTCAATCTTATAGAAATTTTCGCAGCCTTTAAATTTAGGGATTGTTCCTGTAAGTTTACTAGAACTAGCTGAAAATATTTGCAAACTCGGTGCACTCCATATATTTTCCGGTAAACCACTGCCAAATGAATTACCTGCATTACAAATTTAGGTTCATAGTCAATATTAGTAacgtttatatataaattttataagtttTTGTAACTAATAATATGAAATGAATACGTATTAGTTCCGTCCCTAATTACCTGACACGTTCAGGTACTGCAATTTAGCTGCATTAGCTAAATCTACCGGAATTGGTCCTGTGAAATTGTTATTACTCATATCCATGAACGTAATATTCGGTAAATTACCGAATCCTATCGGAATCGAACCGTTAAGTCTGTTGTTTTGCACGCGAAACCTCAATAAAGATGAGCAATTAGCTACCGACGACGGAATATCACCGGAAAACTGATTCGAAAACAGGAGGAGTTTCACCAAATTGTTGCCTAGGCAAAGATTAGGCGGAATTGGACCGAAAAATGAATTTGAAGATACATCGAGCCTTTGTAGTCTCGAATTTAAACCTAATTTTCGTGGTAAAATTCCAGAGAACGAATTATTCCATAAATACAGGAATTCGAGCGCTGGAAGTTCTCCGATACTTTGTGGAACGACTCCTGTTAACTCGTTGTTCATTAAACTTAACTGGATTAAGTTCTTCAATGACGATATTTCCTCCGGTATGTTTCCTGAGAATTTGTTATCCGATAAATCCAGAATCCTTA
This genomic interval carries:
- the LOC139895686 gene encoding peroxisomal membrane protein 11B-like, with translation MNDKVDKLVIFLAKRDGIDKLVKTFQYVSKLLVWHLETTNPKAAHLAKQCEVASGLSRKAFRAGRFLTGFNALRRNPGPTPTYRFLSVFANAGEMVYFFFDHFLWLSRTGVIDANLARRMSFISAFGESLGYVFFCILEYIMIKEGIEEERRIKLSLSSESEEKGDEIKKIKVDRVMRLMAVSANLADLIIGLADIEPNPFCNHAVTLGISGLVSAWAGWYRNWPS
- the LOC139895687 gene encoding probable aquaporin TIP5-1, whose protein sequence is MSNMSETIATLRPRFEHAITPAALRMYLAEFLSTFFFVFAATGSAMSSRKLMPEAPVIDPSSLIVSAIATAFALTAAVYLAVNVSGGHVNPAVTFGMAVGGHISIPLAICYTLSQMLGSVFACMILRFMTVSVNVPVHEIPEEMTGFGASFLEGVMTFVLVYTVYAAGDPRRGAFGTVGPLMIGLIAGANVLASGPFTGGSMNPAYSFGCSVVGGSFRNQAVYWIGPLIGAGAASIVYDNVVFPSQSPEDNIRGVTDGIGV
- the LOC139895688 gene encoding uncharacterized protein, translated to MNHHRQPPSSFYLLLLVFLRLSSAAHTSNLPLQLVSLLSLKSSLIDPLNTFQGWDPSPSLSKPGFEPVWCNWSGIKCDPKTNEINTLDISNRNLSGSIHENIKYLTHLHHLNISVNSFTGPFQPTIFDLTLLRTLDINHNLFNSTFPTGISKLKFLTFFNAYSNSFTGPLPNDIVQLQYLEHLNLGGSYFEGEIPKPYGGFKNLKFLDLAGNSLTGQIPDELGFIKSLQRLEIGYNVFSGEIPSQFALLSNLTFIDVSSANISGEFPTALTNLTKLDTLLIFKNNLYGQITRGIIKLQHLRILDLSDNKFSGNIPEEISSLKNLIQLSLMNNELTGVVPQSIGELPALEFLYLWNNSFSGILPRKLGLNSRLQRLDVSSNSFFGPIPPNLCLGNNLVKLLLFSNQFSGDIPSSVANCSSLLRFRVQNNRLNGSIPIGFGNLPNITFMDMSNNNFTGPIPVDLANAAKLQYLNVSGNSFGSGLPENIWSAPSLQIFSASSSKLTGTIPKFKGCENFYKIEIEGNELSGSIPWDIGHCLKLISLNLKRNSLTDIIPWEISTLPSITEVDLSHNFLNGTIPATFGNCSTLESFNVSYNQLTGPVPSSGPAFSSLHPSSFTGNEKLCGGVIKKLCSTETETLVNPPRTKKTAGVLVWIVAAAFGVGIFILIAGTRCFRVAYQRQFVLEEREIGPWKLTAFQRLNFTAEDVVECLSMTDKILGMGSTGTVYQAEMPSGEIIAVKKLWGKHKETIRWRRGVLAEVEVLGNVRHRNIVRLLGCCSNRECTMLLYEYMPNGSLDDLLHGKNKGDNLIADWVTRYKIVLGVAQGICYLHHDCDPVIVHRDLKPSNILLDSEMEARVADFGVAKLIQCDESMSVIAGSYGYIAPEYAYTLQVDEKSDIYSFGVVLMEIISGKTSVNSEFGDGNSIVDWVRSKMKTKEGIRDVLDKNAGASCSSVREEMMLLLRVALLCTSRNPADRPSMRDVVSMLQEAKPKRKSPENGDSREVINSCTKPLPPTQKATVEC